TTCTTCAGCTGGGACACCGAGATCGGGCGTGACGTGCTGGTCGAACCCAATGTCGTTTTCGGTCCGGGTGTGAAAATCGCCAACGGCGTGCACATCAAGAGCTTCTGCCACATCGAGGGCGCGACCATCGCCAGCGGCGCTCAGGTCGGCCCCTTTGCGCGGCTGCGTCCGGGCGCGGTGATGGAGGAGGACAGCTTCGTCGGCAATTTCGTCGAGATCAAGAAGGCGGTGCTGGGCAAGGGCGCGAAGGCCAGCCACCTGTCATACATCGGCGATGCCACGGTCGGCCAGTACGCCAATATCGGCGCGGGCACGATCACCTGCAATTACGATGGCTATTTCAAGCACCAGACCGTGATCGGCGACCGTGCATTCATCGGATCGAACAGCGCTCTTATCGCCCCGGTGACCATCGGCGCCGACGCGATCGTGGCGGCGGGCAGCGCCGTCAGCCGCGATGTCGGCGCCGGTGATCTGCGTATGGTACGCGGCGAACAGCTGGTAAAACAGGGCTGGGCCGACCGGTTCCACGACACGATGAAAAAGAAGAAAGCGGCGGCCGCAAAGAAGGAATGACGCGAAAGGAGCCAAGCCGATGACCCCGATCCAGTTCGTCGCCAGCGCCAATCATGACGAGGCGCGCGATTTCTACAGCAACACGATGGGCTTCGAGCTGACCGACGATTCGCCGTTTGCGCTCGAATACGACACCGGCAATGGCATGCTGCGGGTGCAAAAGGTCGAGCAATTGACCCCGCACCCGTTCACCGCGCTGGGCTGGGCGGTCGATGATATTGCCGCCGCGCGCGATCGATTGGCGGAGCGCGGGGCAGGCTTCGCCTCCTACGATTTCCTCGAACAGGATGAACGCGACATCTGGACCACGCCGGACGGCGCACAAGTATGCTGGTTCCGCGATCCCGACGGCAACACGCTGTCGCTTACGCAGTTTCCGGTGTGAACTGGGGATAGACTGCGCCGCGAAATCTCTCGAGCCATTCGGTCAGGCTTGGGTCGCTCGCAATCGCCGCCTTCATCGGGCTCGCGAACGGCACGTAGACGATATTGGCCAGCAGGGAATAGACGGTCGCGTCAGCAAGGCTCGGCGCATCACCGAAGAACCACGGACCGTCTCCCAGAATTCGACCGAGGGCCGCGATATCCTTGCTGCTGATCGCTGCGATATTTTCGTCCGAGTGGAGGCCCATCCCGTGACCAGCGAGTTGCTTCTTCACCCCTCGGCGCGCGAGTGGTGCCAGGATCGCGCGCGGCAGAGCCGGGATATCGCCCAGCACCGAAGCCTTCAGGATCGGCCAGTTCTCGTCGCGACACCAACGGTCGTAGACCATCGCCCAGTAGAGGTTCTCCTCGACCAAGCGCTGGATCGCGACCGCTATCCCGCGTTGCTTTGCAGAAAGGTGTGCGTCGACATCCGTGGCGAACTCCCCGGTCAGGAAAACGATGATGAGTGCCGAATCACCAAGGGTGCGCCCCTTGTAGATGATCCACGGTGCCTTTTTCTTGGGACCGCCGAACGGCGTCGCCGCGGTGACGGAATCGTGCTCTATTCCCGTCATCCGCAGGAATGCATCGAGCTTCAGACAGAAGGGACTGACCGAGACCAGCCCCCAGCGACCCGGCAGATGATACGCGCGCAGCCCCGTCATGGATTGTCCCTTTCCACGCGCAGCTTAGACATTTTCTCTCGCTTGGCTAGAAAGCGGAAATGGACGAGGAACTCACCTGCTGGCTGTGCGAACGCCCGTTCGAGACGCTGGTCCAGTGGCATCATCCCGTGCCGAAGGCGAAGAAGGGGCGCGGCACCGTCCCCGTCCATCCGATCTGCCACAAGACGATCCACGCGAATTTCTCGAACGCCGAACTGGCGCGGATTGGCGAGGATGCGGACAATATCCGCGCGCATCCGGCGGTGGCGAAATTCGTGCGGTGGGTCGCGGGCAAACCGCTCGATTTCCATGCCCCCACGCGCCGCTGACCGCTTGGCATCCGGGAACCAATGTCGCGCGTAGCTGCTGATAGGGCGTAACCAGCACCATCAGGAGCACAAATATGGGTATCGGGAAATGGGTCGTCGGGGGTCTCGGGATCGCCGCTGTCGGAGCGGTCGCGGCCTATGCCCAGTATCGCGACAGCGAGGAACCAGACTTCGCCCTGGTGAGGGAAGACCGGGCGTTCCAGCTGCGCGATTATCCTGCGCTGGTGGTCGCCGAGGTGACCCATTCCGGCAACCGGCGTGAAGCGAGCGGCAAGAGCTTCCGGAGGCTTGCGGCTTACATTTTCGCGCAGGACCGGCCCGAAGGCGGCGAGCCGATCGCCATGACCTCGCCGGTGTTGCAAGGCCGCGCCCCGCGCGACGAGAAGATCGCAATGACCGCGCCGGTGCTGCAGGATGAGATCGCCAAGGACCGCTGGCGGATGCGGTTCGTGATGCCGGCGAAATACACGCTGACAACCCTGCCGCCCGCACCCGAAGACATCACGCTGACAGAAATTCCGGAACGGCGGATCGCGGCAGTGCGCTTCAACGGCTACGCGCGTCCAGCCGAAACGGAAGCGATGGAGCGCGAGCTTCTGAAATGGGTGACGGCACAGCAACTCACTCCGGTGGGCGACTTCGAATACGCGTTCTACGACGCGCCGATGGTGCCCGGGCCGCTGCGCCGCAACGAGGTGATGATCGAGGTCGAGGCCGACTAGGCCGGACCGCTCCCATCACCTCGCGTCGGGGGCGTCAGGCGACTTCGAGTGAGCGAGCGCGTTGGTCGCTGACGCCGAATTGCTGTTCCCACTGCTCGAATTCGCTTTGGCTCAGCAGGTAGAGATCGCGCGCCTCGCGAAAGCTGAGTGCATCGTCGTGGACGGCGCGGACGACATTCGCCTTGCGGTTGCGCGACCATTTTACCCGGTGCGATTCCGGCAGGTGGTAGCGCTTGATCGCATCGGCGATGGACGTGTGTTCGGGATAAGCCATTTTTCGTCTCCTGTTCGCCCCTGTTGCCTGACAATGCTCGATTTTCGGGGTTAACGCGGGCCTGACAAACAGGGTTAATTTGGCGTTAACGGCTTTCCCTGTGCCGGGCTTGCGGCGAACCGAAGTCAGACTGTCGGAGCGCTTTACAAACGCAAGAGGCGGCCCGTTTCGGGACCGCCTCCAGCGTTCGAAATGGCTGCACGAATTACCCGCCGTCGGCCGAGTCGCCGGGCCCATCCATCAGCTGCTGCATCAGATAGACATATTGCAGCGCCTGCAGCTTGGCGCGCTGTTCGTTGTCGACCCCACCCGAATGGCCGCCGGTCATGTCCTCGAAATAGAAATACGGCTGGCCCAGCTCCTTGAGCCGCGCGGCACCCTTGCGCGCGTGCGCGGGGTGCGTGCGGTCGTCGGCGGTCGAGGCCCACAGGAACGGGGTGGGGTAGTCCACGCCCTCGACCAGCTTCTGATACGGCGAATACCCTTCGATCCAGGCGCGCTGTTCGGGGATGCGCGGATCGCCGTATTCGCCGGTCCACGACGCGCCGCGCCCGATCAGGTGGAACCGCAGCATGTCGAACAGCGGGATCTGGATGATCGCCGCGCCCCACAAATCGGGCCGCTGGGTGATGGCGGTCCCGACCAGCAGCCCGCCCTGCGAGCCGCCCTGGATGCCGAGATGCTCCGGGCTGGTGAGGCCGCGCGCCACCAGGTCTTCCCCCACGGCGATGAAATCGTCCCAGGTGCGCTGCTTGTTCTCGCGGATTGCGGTCTGGTGCCACAGCGGGCCGAATTCGCCCCCTCCGCGAATATTGGCGATGACATAGGCCCCGCCGCGCTCCATCCACAGCTTGCCCGTGATGCCGAGATAGCCGGGCAGGCGCGGAACCTGGAACCCGCCATAACCGCCCATCAGTACCGGCGTGCTGCCGTCCATCTGCATGCCCTTGGGCTTGACGATGAAGTATGGGATCTGCGTCCCGTCCTTGCTCGTCGCCATCAGCTGTTCGACTTCCATCCCGGTCTTGTCGAACCGGCTGGGCGAGGTCTTGAGCACCTTCGGCGCAGCGCTACCGTCCGCGTAATGTAGCGTGGTCGGATTGAGGAAGTCGGTGACCGTGAACATGATCTGGTCGGTCTCGTCCGAGCTCGCAGCGATATCGACCGTGGCGTTTTCGGGCAGATCGACCGGCTCGCTCACCCACGCGCCATCGACATAATTGAACTGCATCACCTTGCCGACGACATTATCGAGCATGGCGACGAACAGCGCGTTGCCGGTGATCGCACCGCCCTGTTTGGTCTGGCGCTCACCCGGAGACCAGACCAGCGACTTCGCCGCGCCGTTGGGATCGGCCTTCCACTCCTCGAGATCGACAGCGATCAGGCTGTCGGCGGGGAAGGTCTGGCCGTCGGTCTCCCAGTCGACGTCGGTCGAATACAGCAGATGCCCGTCGACGATCCCGTATGGGTTCGCCTTCTTCGGAATGTCGAGCTGCACCCACTCGCCGTCCTTCTCGACGAAATACTCGGTCTCATGGAAGCTCACCGCGCGAAACGCGGTGCGCGCGTGGACGGTGCCGGTGTTGTCGCGCAACAGGCTGGCGCCGGACCACACATCGTTGGGCTTGCCGCGAAAAATCTCGGGAGCATCGGCGATATCGGTGCCGCGTTTCCATTCGCGCGTGGTGAACGGGTATTCGCTTTCGGTCAGCGTGCCTTCGCCGAAATCGCGCCCGACCAGCAGCGTGTCGTCATCGACCCACTGGATCCCGCCCTGGCTTTTTTCCTCGAGCACGAAGCCGCCTTCGACGAATTGTCCTGTCGACATGTCGAATTCGCGCAGGATCGTGGCGTCCTCGCCGCCGTCGCTCAGCGCGATCATGCACTTCGTCAGGGCCGGCGGCAGGCAGGTCGAGCCCTTGTAGACCCATTCCTTGCCCTCGGCCGCGGCCAGCGCGTCGATATCGAGCACGGCTTCCCATTCGGGATCGTCGGTCTGGTAGCTTTCCAGCGTGGTCCGGCGCAGCAGGCCCTTGGGATTGTCCTTGTCCTGCCAGAAATTGTACAGCCCGTCCGGGCGGAACGAGACGTAGGGGATGCGGTCCTCGCTATCGAGGATTTCGAGCGCCTCGTTCTTGAGCGTCTCGAAGCGCGGATCGGCTTCCATGTGCGCCAGAGTGAGCGCGTTCTCGTTGCGCACCCATTCGAGCGCCTCGTCGCTGCGCGCTTCTTCGAGCCAGATATACGGATCCTGTTCGGGGCCGGGGATGCCGCTCTGGTCGATGTGGTCGTCGGCGTTCGCGCCGGTTGCAGTCGTGAGTGTCATCGCGGCTGCCAATGCCAGTGTGGAAACAAGCTTCAAATGTCCTCTCCATGCGGGAAATCGCTGGAGCGTATGTGGCGGCTGCGGCTGGACTTGTGAAGGGGTTTGCTTTGCCGAAAAAGGTCACATGGCGACGCCCGGATAGGAGGCGAAGAATTCCCGATGCGCCTGCGGCAATTCGATCTCGTAAAACGCGCCGCTGTAAGCGAGCACGATCAGCAAGCCAGCCAGCGGCCCCAGCACCAGAGCAGGCGCGTGCCAGCCACGGGATTTGCGAAAATGCAGCGCCGCGATCAGGTGCGCCACGAGCGCGGTCACAACCAGCAGGTAATAGGGGGCAAAGCCGTATCTGAGCGGATCCAGCACCAGTGTCCCCGCGGCCCAGTAGAAATTGGTGTCGAGGTCCAGCACCAGGCGGGTGACCAGGGCCGAGGTGGTGTGCATCACGATGAAATAGGCGAGATAGCAGCCGCTCGCAAACTGCACCCAGTGCCAGAAATCCTTGCGTTTGCGGCGGGTTATGCGGCGCAGCAGGGTGATGCCGAGGACGACCTGCCCCGCGAGAGCGATCGCCAGCGCCGCCTCTACGATCGGTATGCGGTAGACCGCGCGTCCGATCTGCAGCACCGCATCCTGTGCGACGATGCTGTCGAGCGCGGCGAAGTGCGCGCTGAAATGCACCACGAGAAACAAACCGATGAACAGCGCGACCCGGCGGTGTGCTTGCCTTGCCTCGATCGACATGCCATTTCTCCTTAACTGGATATCGTTTATCCGGATAAAGAATATCCGATTAAGGAGTCAAGCGTGCAGTTGGGAAAAGGCGTCGAATGGACCGCGCATATCTGCGCGATGCTGCCGCTGGTGCCACCGGGGCGGGGCTTGAGCGTAGATGCGCTGGCCGATTACTTCGAAGTGCCATCGGCCTACCTCGCCAAGCAGATGCAGCTGCTTCGCCGTGCAGGGATCGTGCAATCGGTGCGCGGCAAGGGCGGGGGATACCGGCTCGCGCGCCCGATCGACGAGATCTCGCTGCTCGATCTGGTGACCGCGATCGAGGGCCCGACGCCGGCGTTTCGCTGCACCGAAATTCGCCAGAACGGCCCCTGCGGCCTGAAGCGCAAGGATTGCAGGCGCCCGTGCGAGATCGCTTCGGCCTTCGCCGAGGCCGAGCGCGCCTATCGCGCGGCGCTGGCCTCCCGCTCGCTCGCCTCGATCGCTCAGGAAGTGGCCGTCAACGCCTCGCCTGAGCATCTGCTCGACATCGCCGGGTGGGTGCAGCGCCAGGTGGGATGAATGCAAAAGGGCGCCCTTTCGGCCGCCCTTTCGTCGCTTGCGAGTTCCCCGCTTTCGCAGGGTCTCATGAATGCCTAGCTCTCGACGTGTTCGGCCAGCACGGTCAGGCCGTTCTCGCCGACTTCGGCGAAGCCGCCGCGCACTTCGATCGTCTCGGGCGCGGCGCCTTCGGTCTTGTAGACCTGCACCGCGCCGTCGCGGATCGTGCTCATGAACGGCGCGTGGCCTTCCAGCACGCCGAATTCGCCTTCGGTGCCGGGCACGACGACCATGTGGACGTCTTCCGAGCGGACCAGTCTGGCCGGGGTTACGAGTTCGAAGTGGAGTGCCACGGCTCTTACGCGTCCTCGGCCAGCTTCTGGGCCTTGGCGACCGCCTGGTCGATCCCGCCGACCATGTAGAAGGCGCTTTCGGGCAAGTGATCGTATTCGCCCTCGACCACCGCCTTGAACGACTTGATCGTGTCTTCGAGCTGCACGAACACGCCCGGGATATTGGTGAACACTTCGGCGACGTGGAACGGCTGCGAGAGGAAGCGCTGAATCTTGCGCGCACGCGCGACGGTCAGCTTGTCCTCTTCGGACAGCTCGTCCATCCCGAGGATCGCGATGATATCCTGCAGCGATTTGTATTTCTGCAGGACTTCCTGAACCTTGCGAGCGGTTTCGTAGTGCTCCTGGCCGACGACGCGCGGCTCGAGCACGCGGCTGGTCGAATCCAGCGGGTCCACCGCCGGGTAGATGCCGAGTTCGGAGATGGCGCGCGACAGCGTGGTGGTTGCGTCGAGGTGGGCAAACGAGGTTGCAGGCGCCGGGTCGGTGAGGTCATCGGCAGGCACATAGATCGCCTGCACCGAGGTGATCGAACCCTTGGTGGTCGAGGTGATGCGTTCCTGCAAATTGCCCATGTCGGTCGACAGGGTGGGCTGGTAGCCCACCGCCGAAGGGATACGGCCGAGCAGCGCCGACACTTCCGAACCCGCCTGGGTGAAGCGGAAGATGTTGTCGACGAAGAACAGCACGTCCTGGCCTTCCTCGTCGCGGAAATATTCCGCCATGGTCAGGCCCGAAAGCGCCACGCGGGCACGCGCGCCGGGAGGCTCGTTCATCTGGCCGAACACCAGCGCCACTTTCGAACCTTCGCTGGTGGCAACGCCGTTGTCGTCCTTCTGGATAACGCCGGCATCGAGGAATTCGTGGTAGAGATCGTTGCCCTCGCGGGTGCGCTCACCCACGCCGGCGAACACCGACACGCCGCCGTGACCCTTGGCGATGTTGTTGATGAGCTCCTGGATCAACACGGTCTTGCCGACGCCCGCACCGCCGAACAGGCCGATCTTGCCGCCCTTGGCATAGGGGGCGAGGAGGTCGATCACCTTGATACCGGTGACGAGGATCGCGGCTTCGGTCGACTGATCGATGAACGGCGGGGCTTCGGCGTGGATCGGCGAGGACTTGTCGGCACCGATCGGGCCAAGTTCGTCGATCGGCTGGCCGATCACGTTCATGATGCGTCCCAGCGTCTTCGGACCAACGGGCACGCTGATCTGGGCGCCGGTGTTGATCACGTCCTGACCGCGAACGAGCCCTTCGGTGGCATCCATCGCGATGGTGCGTACGGTGCTCTCGCCGAGGTGCTGCGCGACTTCGAGTACCAGCGTGTTGTCGCCGTTCTTGGTTTCGAGCGCTGTGAGAATTGCGGGCAGCTCGCCTTGGAACTGCACGTCGACGACAGCGCCGATGACCTGGCTGATCGTGCCATTGGTGGTCTGGTTAAGCGCGGGTGCGGTGGCCATGTTCTATGTCCTGCTTTCGTGGAATGCTTATGCGCCTTGCGCGCAAGTGGTTTCGGGGTCGGCGATTTCCCAAGCGGTTTCGCCCTGGACCAGAGTAGTCTTGTTGCGGAGATATTCGTCGTCGCCGAGGCCGTATTCGCAGATCACCTCGGGCGAACCCATCGCGGCACGGCGGCAGACCGAATCGTTGACTGTCTTTGCCTCGGGGCAGGTCTTGGCGAAGGTGCTGGCAAAGACCGCTGCGTCGGGCGGCGGAAGGCTCGGCGCGGCGGATTCGGGCGCTGCGACTGCGGTTGCAGCCGGTTCGGCCGCCGGCTCTTCGCCGCAAGCGGCAAGCACGGTGAGGGGCAGGGTGAGCAGGACGAGTTTCTTCACGGGGGCTTCCATCGTTACAGCGCCTCTGCGCCAGCAATAATCTCGATGAGTTCGGTGGTGATCGCGGCCTGGCGGCTGCGGTTGTACTGGATCGTCAGCTTGTTGATCAGGTCGCCGGCGTTGCGTGTGGCGTTGTCCATCGCGGTCATCGACGCGCCCTGTTCCGACGCCTCGCGTTCGAGCAGCGCGCCAAACAGCTGCGTCTTGACGTAGCGGGGCAGCAGTTCCTCGAGGATTTCCTCCTCGCCCGGTTCGTATTCGACCACCGCACCGGCGTCTTCGCTGGTTTCGGGCGAAGGGACCGGGATCAGCTGGTTGACCGTCGGGTTCTGCACCAGCGCCGACTGGAACGTCGGGTAGATCAGGTGCGCGACGTCGAACTTGCCCGCCTCGTACATCGCGATCAGCTCGGCCGCGATCGCGTCGGCTTCGTCGAAGCCCGGGGTCTTGACCGTCGAGGTATCGAACATCGTGCCGATCCGCTCGGCGAATTCGCGCTTGAGCGGCGCGCGTCCCTTCTTGCCGACGAGATAGAATTCGACGTTCTTTCCGGCAGCGATCAGCTCTTTCGCCTTGGCCTTGGCAGCCTTGACGAGGTTCGAGTTGAGACCGCCGCACAGACCCTTGTCGGTGTTGACCACGACCAGTAGGTTGCGCTTGTCCGAACCGGTGCCGGCCAGCAGCTTCGGTGCGCTGTCGCCCGAAACCTTGCCCGCGAGCGACGCCATAACGGTACCGAGCCGTTCGGCGTAGGGGCGCGCGGCCTCGGCAGCCGCCTGCGCGCGGCGCAGCTTCGCGGCGGCGACCATCTGCTTGGCCTTGGTGATCTTCTGGGTCGACTTGACCGAGTTGATCCGACCTTTGAGTTCCTTGAGTGAGGGCACTTAGGCGCTCCGTCTGTCCTGGTCGATTACGCGAATTGCTTGGCGAAGGCGTCGAGCGCGGCGACCGTGCGGTCCTTCACGTCGTCTTCGAACTTGCCGCTCTCGCGGATGTCCTTGAGCACGTCGGCGTGTTCGCTGCGGAAGAACGCCAGCATCTGCTCTTCGTAATCGTTGACCCGATCGACCGGGATCGAATCGATGAAGCCGTTGGTGCCGGCAAAGATCGACACGGTCTGCTCTTCGAACGGCATCGGCGAGAACTGCGGCTGCTTGAGCAGCTCGGTCAGGCGTGCGCCGCGGTTGAGCAGCTTCTGCGTTGCGGCATCGAGATCCGAACCGAACTGCGCAAACGCCGCCATTTCGCGATACTGCGCGAGGTCGAGCTTCATCGAGCCCGACACCTTCTTCATTGCCTTGGTCTGGGCGGCACCGCCCACGCGGCTGACCGACAGGCCGACGTTGATCGCCGGGCGGATGCCCTGGTAGAACAGGTCGGTTTCGAGGAAGATCTGGCCGTCGGTGATCGAAATCACGTTGGTAGGAATATAGGCCGACACGTCGCCCGCCTGCGTTTCGATGATCGGCAGCGCGGTCAGCGAGCCGCCGCCTTCGCTCTTGTTCATCTTCGCCGCGCGCTCGAGCAGGCGGCTGTGGAGGTAGAACACGTCGCCCGGATAGGCTTCGCGGCCCGGCGGGCGGCGCAGCAGCAGCGACATCTGACGATATGCGACCGCCTGCTTGGAAAGGTCGTCGTACACGATCACGGCGTGCATGCCGTTGTCGCGGAAGAATTCGCCCATCGCGCAGCCGGTGTAGGGCGCGAGGTACTGCAGCGGGGCAGGCTCCGAAGCGGTCGCGGCGACGACGATCGAATATTCCATCGCGCCGTTTTCTTCGAGCTGCTTGACGATCTGCGCCACGGTCGAGCGCTTCTGGCCGACCGCGACATAGACGCAGTACAGCTTCTTGCCTTCGTCGTCGCTTTCGTTGACGCCCTTCTGGTTGATGAAGGTATCGATCGCGACGGCGGTCTTGCCGGTCTGGCGATCGCCGATGATGAGTTCGCGCTGTCCGCGGCCGACCGGAACCAGCGCGTCGATCGCCTTGAGGCCCGACTGCACCGGCTCGCTGACGGATTCGCGCGGGATGATGCCCGGCGCCTTCACTTCGACCCGGCGACGTTCGCTCGATTCGATCGGTCCCTTGCCGTCGATCGGGTTGCCGAGCGCATCGACCACGCGGCCGAGCAGACCCTTGCCGACCGGAACGTCCACGATCGTTCCGGTACGCTTGACGGTGTCGCCTTCCTTGATCTCGGCATCGGAGCCGAAGATCACCACGCCGACGTTGTCGGCTTCGAGGTTGAGCGCCATGCCCTGGACCCCGTTGGCGAATTCGACCATCTCGCCGGCCTGCACCTTGTCGAGGCCGTGGATGCGGGCGATCCCGTCACCCACGCTCAGCACGGAGCCGACTTCGCTGACTTCGGCCTCGGTGCCGAAATTGGCGATCTGGTCCTTGATGACCTTGGAGATTTCTGCGGCGCGGATTTCCATGTTTCTTGTCCTTTAAGCCTTCATGGCCTGAGCAAGCGAGTTGAGACGGGTGCGGATCGAGGCGTCGATGCGCTGCGATCCGATAGTGACGACGAGGCCGCCGAGCAGGTCGGGGTCGACATCGGCGTCGAGCATGACGGTGCGCCCTTCGCGGGCGGTGAGCTTGTCCTTGAGCGTTGCGAGCTGATCGTCGGACAGCGGGTGCGCGCTGGTGACCCTGGCGGACACTTCGCCCCGCTGAGCGGCGGCGATGGTCTTGAACGCGCGGATCACGTCGGGCAGCGCGGAAAGGCGGCGATTGGCCGACAGCACGCCGAGAAAGTTGGTGGTCAGCTCGGTCAGGCCGAGATGCTTCGCGACCCCAGCGAGCGCCTGGCCCTGTTCGGTGCGCGAAAGCTGCGGGTTGGTGGTGACAGCGGCGAGATCGTCCGACTCGCCCAGCGCGTCGCCGAGCTTCTCGAGATCGGATTCGACCGCCGTCACTGTGCCGCCCTCGCTCGCGAGGTCGAACAGCGCCACGGCATAGCGCCCTGCCAGACTGGCCTGTATACCGGCGGAAATATCCACGCGTGTTTGGTCCTTCTTGGATCCGGGAAAACGATGTTGCGCTTCGGATGTCCGGGCACACGGAGAGGGCCTCCCGGTGAAGCTGGCGCGCGCCTAGCATCGGCCCTCGTATATGGCAAGCCGAGCGGATCGTGAATTATGGACATCGGCCATTGCATTCGGCAGAATGTTTTCGATGGGCGAAGACGCCCACGGGAGAGGAAGAATGCAACTGACACCGATGGCCCCCAAATGCGGGGTCGAGATTTCGGGCGTCTCGCTGGCGACGTGCAGCGATGCCGAGATGGATCAGATCAAGCAGGCGATTTACGAACATGGCGTCGCGGTGTTTCGCGATCAGGAATTTTCGCCCGAGGATCACATCACCTTCGGCCGCCGCTGGGGCGGGATCGATGTGAACAACTATTTCCCGCTGCAGGAAGACTACAACGAAATCGCGGTGGTCAAGAAGGAGCCCGACCAGCAGACCAATATCGGCGGGGCGTGGCACACCGATCATTCGTACGACCAGATACCGGCGATGGGATCGGTGCTGGTCGCGCGGCAGCTGCCGCCCAGCGGCGGGGATACGATGTGGGCGCACATGGGCGCGGCCTACGATGCGCTCTCCGACGAACTGAAGGCCGAGATCGAAGGGCTCGAAGCGTTTCACACGGCCGATCACGTCTACAAGACCGATGGCCTTTATGCGCAGACCGACATGGGTAAGAACCTGCGCGGTCAGGATCTCAAGACCGGCGCGGTGCACCCGGTCGTGATCCGTCATCCGCATACCGGGCGCAAGCTGCTCTACGTCAACAGCGCTTTCACGATCCATTTCGTCGGCCAGACCCGCGAGCAGAGCCTGCCGCTGCTCGAGAAGCTTTTCGACGCCGCGCTGACCGACGAC
The Erythrobacter sp. JK5 DNA segment above includes these coding regions:
- a CDS encoding F0F1 ATP synthase subunit delta encodes the protein MDISAGIQASLAGRYAVALFDLASEGGTVTAVESDLEKLGDALGESDDLAAVTTNPQLSRTEQGQALAGVAKHLGLTELTTNFLGVLSANRRLSALPDVIRAFKTIAAAQRGEVSARVTSAHPLSDDQLATLKDKLTAREGRTVMLDADVDPDLLGGLVVTIGSQRIDASIRTRLNSLAQAMKA
- a CDS encoding TauD/TfdA family dioxygenase produces the protein MQLTPMAPKCGVEISGVSLATCSDAEMDQIKQAIYEHGVAVFRDQEFSPEDHITFGRRWGGIDVNNYFPLQEDYNEIAVVKKEPDQQTNIGGAWHTDHSYDQIPAMGSVLVARQLPPSGGDTMWAHMGAAYDALSDELKAEIEGLEAFHTADHVYKTDGLYAQTDMGKNLRGQDLKTGAVHPVVIRHPHTGRKLLYVNSAFTIHFVGQTREQSLPLLEKLFDAALTDDNQCRLQWKPGTIAIWDNRTTWHNAINDYQGHAREMHRITLSGEALAA
- the atpA gene encoding F0F1 ATP synthase subunit alpha; the encoded protein is MEIRAAEISKVIKDQIANFGTEAEVSEVGSVLSVGDGIARIHGLDKVQAGEMVEFANGVQGMALNLEADNVGVVIFGSDAEIKEGDTVKRTGTIVDVPVGKGLLGRVVDALGNPIDGKGPIESSERRRVEVKAPGIIPRESVSEPVQSGLKAIDALVPVGRGQRELIIGDRQTGKTAVAIDTFINQKGVNESDDEGKKLYCVYVAVGQKRSTVAQIVKQLEENGAMEYSIVVAATASEPAPLQYLAPYTGCAMGEFFRDNGMHAVIVYDDLSKQAVAYRQMSLLLRRPPGREAYPGDVFYLHSRLLERAAKMNKSEGGGSLTALPIIETQAGDVSAYIPTNVISITDGQIFLETDLFYQGIRPAINVGLSVSRVGGAAQTKAMKKVSGSMKLDLAQYREMAAFAQFGSDLDAATQKLLNRGARLTELLKQPQFSPMPFEEQTVSIFAGTNGFIDSIPVDRVNDYEEQMLAFFRSEHADVLKDIRESGKFEDDVKDRTVAALDAFAKQFA